The Parabacteroides timonensis sequence GGGATGAAAATGGTGATGGAGTAATCGATGGCGATGAAATAAAGTGGTATTTGCCGGCCTCAAATCAGTATATTTCTTTGTGGATGGGAGCGGATGCTCTTCAAGATGCAACTTTGTATGCCGAAAGCACTAGAAAACGCTCTAGTGACAATCATTATTTTACAAGTACATCTGGTAAAAATTTATATTGGGCAGAAGAAGGTATTACAGCAGGAGGAATGGGTGGTGATTTGGGAGGAGCAGGAGAAAATACAAGTAAACGTCAGTATAGATGCGTTCGTAATCTAGGTAACCCGTCTGAAGTTGGTAGCATATATACTAAAGATCTTCAAAATAATAAGGTTATGGTTGTTAAGCCTGCTAATTTAGTCGCCCAATCATTACGAACAGAAAGGTTTAATACAGAGATTGGATTTGATTATCTATTGGATACTGATATGTCTAATCGTCCTTATGAAAAAGGTTTTGAATATTTTTCAGATGTAAATGATAGTCAGGTTACAGAATATTATGATAAAAACGGAAGAAGAACGTATCCATCAAATGTCAATTGGATAACTTTCTATAAAAATGCAAATGATAATCCTGCAAATTCTTTTTGTGCCCAATACATGGAAAAGAAAGGTTATGGTGATGGATGGCGTATGCCTAATCAACGGGAGCTGGCTTTGATGTATATGTCAAGCGGAAACAGTAACGGTGGAAACGCTGTAAGCCGTACTCTGCACTCTTTAACACCTCCTAATTGGTCACCTCAGGATATAAAGGATGGAAAAATAGGTGATAAATCAATATATAATGATAGGACACATACTTATGTTTGGCACGCGGGTCATTCTCTTGCTACAGTGAAGAGTGGTGTTATACTACGGTGTGTGCGTGATGTGAAATAATAGTTCTTGAAAGTTTGGGGTAGTTCTTCTGGTGGTGTTTTGGAGTACTATCTCAAACTATATAAAATAACTTCGGGAAGTATCTGTTACAGGATATTTCCCGTTTTTTTATTTTCTCGAATCATTCCCAATGTTCGCGTATCCTTCCATACGTTCTTCAGGGTTGGTATCGCCATTCTGTCTTTGTCTCATAATCGAGAAACAAAGGTAGGATGGCATTGTTGTTTTGTAGTCTTCTGGTTTTTATGGGAAAAAATAAAACAAACTAAAGCGCACTGAAATGTACAAAAGTGCAATTAAATGAAAAAAGTGTCGTTTCGTCACGTGGTGACACCTTAGTCTTCAATACCGTAACCGTCCGCCGTACCTTTGTTTCATAATCATTTAAAACAAAATAGTATGGCATTAAAGTATGTAATAAAGAAAACAGTTTTCGGGTTTTTATGCCTTTTTCAACAAAAAAGTGACCTAATGTTCCCGAATGGTTCCGTATCCTTCCGTAGGGTTCTCTGGCCCCTGACCGGTATCCTATCTTTGTAATATAATCGAGAAACAAAGCTCGGATGGCGTTACTGTTTTGATAGGGTTTTATCGGTATTGAGCGTAGTTTACCCTCTTTGGCCCTACTTTACCCTACTTAACCCTCTTATACCGCACTATAGCGTTTTCATCAGAACCGCCCGTCGTACCTTTGTTTCGTAATCATTAGTTTATTCGAAGTGTTGGAAGAGAATTTGACTAATCATTTATCGGTGAAGCTGGGAGATTTCGGAACGTTGCGTCCGAGTTTCAGCAGTAAGTGCCAGAATGAAGAAAATGAGGTGAATGCAGATATTTTGTGTCACCGCAAAATAGTTTTTACTCCAAGCGCAGATTTCAAAAGAGTACTGGGTAATGTCAGTGTCAGGAAATCCAAACAACGATAAGAGTGTAATATCTTTTTTAATAATCATTTAATAACAAATTATCATGGGACTAAAGTATGTAGTTAAGAAAACAGTTTTCGGTTTTGATAAAACCAAGACACCGAAGTATGTAGCCCGCCCTTTGCTGGCAGGTACAGTGAATTATCCTGCTCTTTGCGATCAGGTAACCAAGGTAGGAATGGCACCGCGCGGTGTAGTGAAAATGGTGACCGACGGTCTGATCGATGCCATTAAGTGGAATCTGGAAAACCATTTATCGGTGAAATTGGGGGATTTCGGAACTTTCCGGCCCACCCTCAATTGTAAGAGCCAGGATAAGGAAGAAGATGTGAAAGCGGATACTTTGTGCCGCCGCAAAATCATCTTCACCCCCGGCTCGTATTTCAAGGATATGCTGCACGACGTCAGCATCCAGAAATTCGATATCCCGGTAACCGACGAAACCGGCGGTTCCGGTAGTGGCGGCGGTGAGGACGATCGCCCGGTGATCGAATAAAGATAAAGCCGAAATTGGAGTAGCCATAAAGGAGCTCCAATTTCGGCTTTGTTGTGAATTTGAATTTTTTTTATTGATCGGATATCAATAGTAATATATTTGTAAAATAAACTTATGCTGCATGATGGATATTACGGATAATAAATTTACAAACGATTTTATAGAGGGAATGATAAAAGACAATCAGATCCCGTCTAAATGATCAGCGCATAGTTATGACCTTAAAAAAGAAAATATAAGTAGGTCTGAAATCTTAGCATGTTGGGATAACGGATTGTCTTATTATTATAAAGATGAAGATAGAACGCGACGTACTGATTATTTTATTCAAGCTAACAGTGATGGCAGTGAGTTTTTAGTAAATTATTCGCATTTTATTCGGAAGGCATTATCAATTTTTCTTCTTCACAGCTTTCTGTCCCATATGGTTTAGGCTTTTTGCACAATATTCATATAAAACTTGAATATTCCCCGTTTTTTGTCATTCTAAGTTTTTTTAATATCGAAGGGGGATAGGTGTTTCTATCTCTATCTTCCGATAGAAGCGGTATTCTTATCAATTAGTGGAAAGATGGTAGATTTACCCTATTAAGTTGAAAGACTTGCCTATTATTGGTAGCGGATCAAATATCTACTTTTGCAATCGTTGATAATCTTTCTTTTTATGTAGATTTTCAGGGTGGAATGAATAATATAATAATGATGTATATGAAAAAAGTACTTTTCCTCTTTTTGCTTCTGGTTGGAATGACGAATGTCTACGGGCAGAAGTTTGCGGTGAAGTCTAACTTACTGTATGATGCAACGGCCACCATCAACTTGGGTGTTGAGGTTGGATTGAGCAAAAAGTGGTCGTTGGACTTGTCGGGTAACTATAACGGTTGGATGCTGGGAGACGAAGCCCGTCTGAAACATTGGCTGATTCAGCCGGAAGCCCGCTATTGGCTGTGTGAGAAATTTAACGGCCACTTCTTCGGCGTACATGCCCATTATGCAGATTATAATGTGGGGGGAATGAAAATTCTTGGAAAGAATATGGAAGATAGTCGTTATCAGGGAAACTTGTACGGAGCCGGTCTTTCGTATGGATATCAGTGGCTACTGAGTAACCGGTGGAGCATGGAAGCTGTGATCGGTATCGGTTGGGCGCATCTGGATCATGATAAATATCCTTGCGCTGTTTGCGGGGAGCATGTGAGCAAGTCGAAAGATTATTTCGGTGTAACGAAAGCCGCTCTTTCTTTTATCTACTTTATTAAATGATCGGGAAAATGAAGAACAGAATGAATATATATATGGCTGTCGCATTACTGGCAGCCGGTTCGGTGAATACTTTTGCACAAACAGTAGAAAGTCCGATCAGCGTGTCGTGCAACGACCTGATGCAGAAAGGGGATTCTCTTTATATCGATGCAACGATCCGTGTACAAGGTAAACTGATCGAATCGCGTAAATCGTTGACATTGACTCCGATGCTCGAAAGCTCAACTCAGAAAGAAGGTCTTCCTTCCATCCTGTTGAACGGTAAAAATCGCCAGAAGGTTTATCAGCGTGAAGTCGCCTTGAATAATTTGCAGGATGAACCTCGTTACAAAGTGCTTCGTGCCAGTGATGCGGCAGAGCATACCATTCCTTATAAAATGACAGTGGCCTGGGAACCGTGGATGAAAAATGCACGATTTGTCCTGGCTCAGGATTTGTGTGGTTGTGGTAAGGAAGAGGCGGTGGGGCCGTTGCTTATTGCGGACAGGATACGCATGGCTCCGACAGAACGTTACGAAGTACAACTAACGTTGGCTTATATTTCACCGAAAGCGGAAACAGAAAAACATCGTGCAGAAGTTGGTACCGCTTACCTGGATTTCCAGGTGGGTAAATCGCAGATATTGCCGGATTTCCGAAATAATGCAGCCGAGTTAGCGAAGATAAACCAAACGATCCGGGCGGTTACTTCCGATAAGAATATCACTCCGAAAGGAATTTTCCTGAAAGGGTATGCGTCTCCGGAAGGTAGCTATGCCAGTAACCAGCGGTTGGCCGATAACCGTGTGAAAGCCTTGCGCGATTATATCCGTACACAGAATAATTTCGGTCTCGATTTCTTTACGCTGGCTTCCGAACCGGAAGACTGGAAAGGTTTCGGGGAAAAAGCAGAAGCCGATATGGATATTCCGGCACGTGACGGGGTATTGGCTATCATCAATAGTAATGACGAACCTGACCGGAAAGAAGCGAAGTTGCGTACTTTACAAGGAGGAGCGGCTTATCGTTATGTATTGAATAATATTTTCCCGTCATTGCGTCGTTCTGAATATCGTATCGATTATACCGTACGTGAATTTACCGTAGAAGAAGGACGTGAGATTATCAAGACACGCCCGCAGCAGTTGAGCCTGAGCGAAATGTTTGCTATCGCCAACAGCTATGAGACGGGAAGTAAGGAGTATAATGATGTGTTTGAAGTGGCTGTGCGGATGTACAGTTCTGATCCTGTGGCAAATCTGAATGCTGCAAATATCTCTATAGGAAAAGGCGATTACGCGGCTGCAAAAAATTATTTGTCGAAAGCAGGTGATTCAGCTGAAGCAATTCATGCCCGTGGTGTTCTGAAATTAATAGAGGGTGATCTGGATGGTGCAGAAGTTCTCCTGAAGCAGGCTGAAGCGGCCGGTGTGGCCGGTGCGGCAGAGAATTTGAAGGAGTTGCAGAAGAAAAGAGAGGATAACACCCTTTTTGATAGTTTCAGCATACATAATTGATAGTATCAACGTATATGATTGATAGTTTTACCGTATGTGGTTTGAAAAAATTAGGCATACTTTTGTATCAGATTGAATCATGAAAAAACAAAACAATAATAATATGGAACTTACATCATTAGTTGAGAACGTTCTAGTGAACGAGATCGACAACCAGAACGGAGTACATCTCTATCTGGAAGGAAATAAATGGTGTGCCTATGAACGTTCCGCTTATTACCTGGCAAAATTGAAAGTGCCGGTAGTAATAAAAAAGGAAATTGTTCGTGAAGGCTATGATGTGATCCTGTTGAAGGCATTTTTTGAAGTGGATGATATGTGTCTGCCTCTTGCTCCTAAGACAGTCTTGAAACAAGTAGCAGATGATAAGTTATTGTTTCAGGTGAATGACAGTATTGATGGTTTTCCTGAATGGAAAGCTTGTCAGTTAAATAAGTTACCAGCATAAACTGAGGCCGTGAGGCTTTAAATATACTAAGTTGTAAAATTGAGGGTGTATTAAGTCCCCGGAAGTGATTGGTTATCCTTCCGGGGCATTTTTTTTAGTTGACAGTTGACAAGTGACAGTTAGGCGGGGGGAGGGGTTTGGAAGTAGATGATAAGGCGGGCGTCGGGGGAAAGGGTGAGGGTGAATTCTGTTCCTACTGCTTCGTTGAGGCTTCCTTGCCACCAGGCTGTCAGACGACGGTGGGTGATGGGCCAGCGCAGGCCTTCTGTCGTTATTTCACCACAGGGGTACATCGAGAAGATGGATATTTGTTGACCGGGTTCACTTTTCAGGGTTGCTGTATGCAATAAGGGGAGAAATAATCCGTAGTCGGACATCATTTCGACGCGGTGGAACAATGGGGCGTAATCCATCAGTAAGGATATATTTCCCAATGTATGGTCTTCACGGAGACCGGTTGCTCCAAGGATCAGTATCTTTTGATAACCTGAAGCGTGGGCGAACCGGACTGCTTTTGTGAGGTCGTTTATCTCCTGGTCTTCTACAACGTGAATACGGTCGGCGTATCGTTCGAGCATTTCCTGTGGGATACTGTCGAGATCGCCTACGATGGCTGTCGGGGCCAGTCCCCGTTCATGAATATTCTGTACGGCTCCGTCGCAGGCAATAATAACCGGGGCATTTTTTAGAAGTTCCAGTGGCCGGTCTGTCTGCGGAAAACT is a genomic window containing:
- a CDS encoding HU family DNA-binding protein → MISLFEVLEENLTNHLSVKLGDFGTLRPSFSSKCQNEENEVNADILCHRKIVFTPSADFKRVLGNVSVRKSKQR
- a CDS encoding HU family DNA-binding protein — protein: MGLKYVVKKTVFGFDKTKTPKYVARPLLAGTVNYPALCDQVTKVGMAPRGVVKMVTDGLIDAIKWNLENHLSVKLGDFGTFRPTLNCKSQDKEEDVKADTLCRRKIIFTPGSYFKDMLHDVSIQKFDIPVTDETGGSGSGGGEDDRPVIE
- a CDS encoding DUF3575 domain-containing protein, with the translated sequence MKKVLFLFLLLVGMTNVYGQKFAVKSNLLYDATATINLGVEVGLSKKWSLDLSGNYNGWMLGDEARLKHWLIQPEARYWLCEKFNGHFFGVHAHYADYNVGGMKILGKNMEDSRYQGNLYGAGLSYGYQWLLSNRWSMEAVIGIGWAHLDHDKYPCAVCGEHVSKSKDYFGVTKAALSFIYFIK
- a CDS encoding DUF3868 domain-containing protein; this translates as MKNRMNIYMAVALLAAGSVNTFAQTVESPISVSCNDLMQKGDSLYIDATIRVQGKLIESRKSLTLTPMLESSTQKEGLPSILLNGKNRQKVYQREVALNNLQDEPRYKVLRASDAAEHTIPYKMTVAWEPWMKNARFVLAQDLCGCGKEEAVGPLLIADRIRMAPTERYEVQLTLAYISPKAETEKHRAEVGTAYLDFQVGKSQILPDFRNNAAELAKINQTIRAVTSDKNITPKGIFLKGYASPEGSYASNQRLADNRVKALRDYIRTQNNFGLDFFTLASEPEDWKGFGEKAEADMDIPARDGVLAIINSNDEPDRKEAKLRTLQGGAAYRYVLNNIFPSLRRSEYRIDYTVREFTVEEGREIIKTRPQQLSLSEMFAIANSYETGSKEYNDVFEVAVRMYSSDPVANLNAANISIGKGDYAAAKNYLSKAGDSAEAIHARGVLKLIEGDLDGAEVLLKQAEAAGVAGAAENLKELQKKREDNTLFDSFSIHN
- a CDS encoding thiamine diphosphokinase → MITPYDCVVVANGSFPQTDRPLELLKNAPVIIACDGAVQNIHERGLAPTAIVGDLDSIPQEMLERYADRIHVVEDQEINDLTKAVRFAHASGYQKILILGATGLREDHTLGNISLLMDYAPLFHRVEMMSDYGLFLPLLHTATLKSEPGQQISIFSMYPCGEITTEGLRWPITHRRLTAWWQGSLNEAVGTEFTLTLSPDARLIIYFQTPPPA